A single genomic interval of Methanobrevibacter sp. harbors:
- the secY gene encoding preprotein translocase subunit SecY codes for MSALEFLEPVFKVIPEVKSPVHREDFNEKLKWTALVLVLYFILTQIPLYGLAPGAIDSFAQLRAVMAGSFGSILTLGIGPIVTASIVLQLLVGSNLLDLDLSSHKDKSHFQATQKILSIVFTVFEASVLVLTGNLVPMDGSYTLILIAQLVVGALVIIYLDEVVSKWGFGSGIGLFIAAGVCQAIIVGTFSILNGSDGLLAGIIPKFIQLASAGTFDFSILIPLIATIIVFLVVLYGESMKVEIPISHGQVKGHGRIRGSVGKYPLKFVYSSNMPVILTSALLVNVTLFANVFQKIGVPILGHLQNGKAVDGIAWLLSTPNLTMFITEPIHVLVYAVFFIACCMLFSYLWVEISGLNAKKISEQLHKSGIQIPGFRSSKRQLYKILKKYIPALTIISGIYVGLIAFLADLTGALGGGTGVLLTVGILHKLYEEMAQEQLMSANPVLRKVLGGD; via the coding sequence ATGTCCGCACTAGAATTTTTAGAGCCTGTCTTTAAAGTTATCCCTGAAGTTAAATCTCCTGTTCACAGAGAAGACTTCAATGAAAAACTCAAATGGACTGCTCTTGTTTTAGTTTTATATTTTATATTAACTCAAATTCCGTTATATGGGTTAGCTCCTGGAGCTATTGATTCATTTGCTCAGTTAAGAGCAGTTATGGCAGGAAGTTTCGGTTCTATTCTTACTTTAGGTATTGGTCCGATTGTTACTGCATCTATTGTTTTACAATTATTAGTTGGTTCAAATCTTTTGGATTTAGATTTGTCTTCTCATAAGGATAAATCACATTTCCAAGCTACTCAAAAGATTCTTTCCATTGTTTTTACAGTATTCGAAGCAAGTGTTTTGGTATTAACTGGTAACTTAGTTCCTATGGATGGTTCTTATACCTTGATATTAATTGCTCAACTTGTTGTTGGTGCATTAGTAATTATTTACCTTGATGAAGTTGTTTCAAAATGGGGATTCGGTAGTGGTATTGGTTTATTCATTGCAGCTGGTGTATGTCAAGCTATTATTGTAGGTACATTCAGTATCTTAAATGGTTCTGACGGATTGTTAGCAGGTATTATTCCTAAATTTATCCAACTAGCTTCTGCTGGTACTTTTGACTTTTCAATATTGATTCCATTAATTGCAACCATTATTGTATTCTTAGTTGTATTGTATGGTGAATCAATGAAAGTGGAAATCCCTATTTCTCATGGTCAAGTTAAAGGTCACGGTAGAATTAGAGGATCTGTTGGTAAATATCCATTAAAATTTGTTTACTCAAGTAATATGCCTGTAATTTTAACAAGTGCATTACTTGTAAATGTTACTTTATTTGCAAATGTTTTCCAAAAAATTGGTGTTCCAATTTTAGGACATCTTCAAAATGGTAAAGCTGTTGATGGTATTGCTTGGTTATTGTCCACACCTAACTTAACCATGTTTATTACAGAACCTATTCACGTTCTTGTATATGCAGTATTCTTCATTGCATGTTGTATGTTATTCTCATACTTATGGGTAGAAATCAGCGGATTAAATGCTAAAAAGATTTCTGAGCAACTTCATAAATCTGGTATTCAAATACCTGGATTCAGAAGTAGTAAACGTCAATTATATAAAATTTTGAAAAAATATATTCCTGCACTTACCATTATCAGTGGTATTTATGTAGGTCTTATTGCTTTCCTTGCAGATTTAACTGGTGCTTTAGGTGGAGGTACTGGTGTATTGCTTACTGTAGGTATTCTCCATAAACTTTATGAAGAAATGGCTCAAGAGCAACTTATGTCCGCAAATCCTGTTTTAAGGAAAGTTTTAGGAGGAGATTAA